CGATACGCATTGGCGCATGCTGCACGAAACTCGCCAAGCGGCAAATGGAAGCCGGCCAGATCGCATTCGCCGCGCGCAAGCGCGCTGACGGCGTCCGCGCTGTCGCGATACTTGATGTCGACCGGTAGATTGTTGGCGACCAGCGCCGTCACGAGCGCGGCCACGGCATAACCGTGCGACGCGAAGATGCGCACGTCGTCGGCGGGCGGCGCGAGCCAGCGGTTCAGATCGCTCGCCACTTCGCTGGCGAGCGCCTGCATGTTGCCGTCGAGCCGCTCGCCGCACAGACGCTGCGCACGCAACACCGCTTGCCCGAGTTCGGAGAGCACCGAGCCGCGGCCACGCTCCTTCGCGATCAGCGGACCGCCCAAACGCTCTTCGATACTGCGCAGCAAACCCCACGCGTGACGGTAGGACAAACCCTTAAGCGTCGCGGCCTGCGCGATGCTGCCGGATTCATCCACCAGCGCAAGCAGCGGCACCACGTCCGACAGGCTTGCCTCCCGACCGTCCAAGCCCTTCACCACCAATTGCGCCTGACACTCGATTCTGATCATATATGTTGTACTATTTCCTATTGCATCGGCCGAAATGCCCGCCTATTGTTCGGCTATCCCATATCGAATAAACGAAGCATAAGTGCACGCATTATGAATAACAAGTGCATATATGACTCTGGAGGAGCCCCCACTTGGACGATTCCATCGCCATCGCGCCGGATCAACTCGTTGAGCGTCACGCGCAGCCGGGCGTGTCGTTGCTAGCGGTTTTGCACGCGATTCAGGACGAAGTCGGTTACGTGCCACCCGCCGCGGTCGCGCCGCTGGCGCGCGCCATGAACCTGTCGCGCGCGGAAGTGCACGGCGTCATCACTTACTACCATCATTTCCGCACGCAACCGGCCGCGCCCGTCACGGTGCAACTGTGCCGCGCGGAAGCCTGCCGCAGCATGGGCACCGAAGCACTCGCGCAACATATCGAGGCGCACACGGGTTGCCGCTTCGACGCCGAACATCAGCACGGCGCGACGGTGGAACTGGAATCGGTGTATTGCCTCGGCCAATGCGCGCTGTCGCCGGCGCTGATGCTCAACGGCACCTTGCACGCCAAAGTCACGCCGCAAAAGTTCGACGCGATCTTCGCGGCCGCCAGCAAGTGCGTGGAGGTGACGGCATGACGCGCATCTACGTTCCCCGCGATTCGTCGGCATTGGCGCTGGGCGCTGACGCGCTCGCTCAGGCGATCGAAACAGAAGCCGCCCGCCGCGGCGTTGAAGTCGAACTGGTTCGCAACGGTTCGCGCGGTCTGCTGTGGCTCGAACCGCTCGTCGAAGTGCAAACGCCTGAAGGCCGCATCGGTTACGCGAATGTCGAAGCCGGCGAGGTCGCCGCGCTGTTCGACGCGGGCTTCCTTGTAGGCGGCGCGCACGTAAACCGTGTCGGCGTGGTCGACGACATTCCGTATCTGAAGAAGCAGCAACGCCTGACCTTCGCGCGCATCGGCATCACGGATCCCCTTTCCATCGACGACTACGTCGCCCACGGCGGCCTCGAAGGCTTGCGCAAAGCTCTGCAAACCGACGGCGACGCCGCCTGCGAAGCCCTGATCGAATCCGGCCTGCGCGGCCGGGGCGGCGCGGCCTTTCCCGCCGGCATCAAATGGCGCACGGTGCGCGGCGCCAAGGCGGCGCAGAAGTACATCGTCTGCAATGCGGACGAAGGCGATTCCGGCACCTTCTCTGATCGTCTCGTGATGGAAAGCGATCCTTACGTGCTGATCGAAGGGATGATCATCGCGGGTGTCGTGACCGGCGCGACAGTCGGCCATATCTACGTGCGCAGCGAGTATCCGCATTCGATCGCCACGCTCGAAGCCGCCATCGCGAAAGCACGCGCCGCCGGCTGGCTCGGCGACAGCGTGCTCTCGACAACGCATCGCTTCGAACTGTTCGTTGCGAAAGGCGCCGGCGCCTATGTGTGCGGCGAAGAAACCGCGCTGCTCGAATCGCTCGAAGGCAAGCGCGGCATCGTGCGCGCGAAGCCGCCGGTGCCGGCGCTCGTCGGCCTGTACGGCCAGCCGACCGTGATCAACAACGTCATCACGCTCGCCACGGTGCCGATCATCTTCGCGCGCGGCGCGGCGTTCTACAAAGACTTCGGCATGGGCCGTTCGCGCGGCACGCTGCCGTTCCAACTCGCGGGCAACGTGAAGCAAGGCGGTCTGGTCGAACTCGCGTTCGGCGTGACGCTGCGCGAATTGCTCTACGACTATGGCGGCGGCACGGCGAGCGGCCGGCCCGCGCGCGCGGTGCAAGTGGGCGGCCCGCTCGGCACGTATCTGCCCGAAAGCCAATGGGACATTCCCATGGACTACGAGGCGTACGCGGCAGTCGGCGCGGTGGTGGGCCACGGCGGCCTCGTCGTGCATGACGACACCTCGAATCTCGCCGAACTCGCGCAGTACGCCATGCACTTTTGCGCGCTCGAATCGTGCGGCAAATGCACGCCATGCCGGATCGGCTCGACGCGTGGCGTCGAAGTGATCGGCCGGATTCGCAACGGCGATACGTCCACACGCCAGGTGCAGTTGCTGCGCGATCTGTGTGACACCATGGTGTCCGGTTCGCTCTGCGCGATGGGCGGCATGACGCCGTTCCCGGTGCTGTCCGCGCTCGATCATTTTCCCGAAGACTTCGGTCTCGCCAACGTGTCTCATCACGCGCCGAAAGCGGCCTGACCCAGGAGCCCACCATGTCCGACCTGCTCAACTCCCCTTCCGGCGGCTGCGGCTCAGGCAACTGCGCATGCAAGGCGCAAGCGCAGCAGCGCGCGACCCGCTCGTTTCTCGACGACACCGATTTCGGCACGCCCGAGCGTCACGCCGATGTCGACATCACGCTGGAAATCGACGGCCAGTCCATCACCGTTCCCGCCGGCACCTCCGTGATGCGTGCCGCCGTCGAAGCGGGCGTCAACGTGCCGAAGCTCTGCGCGACCGATTCGCTGGAACCGTTCGGCTCGTGCCGTTTGTGTCTGGTGGAAATCGAAGGCAAGCGCGGCTATCCCGCCTCGTGCACGACGCCGGTCGAAGCCGGCATGAAGGTCCGCACGCAAACCGATCGTCTGCAGTCGCTGCGTCGCAACGTGATGGAGTTGTATATCTCCGATCACCCGCTCGACTGCCTCACCTGCCCCGCCAACGGCGACTGCGAATTGCAGGACATGGCGGGCGTCACGGGCTTGCGCGAAGTGCGCTACGGCTTCGACGGCGCGAATCATCTGAAGGACAAGAAAGACGAGTCGAATCCGTACTTCACTTACGACGCGTCGAAGTGCATCGTCTGCAATCGCTGCGTGCGCGCGTGCGAAGAAACGCAAGGCACGTTCGCGTTGACCATCGCCGGGCGTGGTTTCGAATCGCGCGTGGCGGCCAGCGAAAACGTGCCGTTCATGGAATCGGAATGCGTATCGTGCGGCGCGTGCGTCGCCGCGTGCCCGACCGCGACCTTGCAGGAAAAGACCGTCATCATGCTCGGCCAGGCCGAACATTCGGTCGTCACCACCTGCGCGTATTGCGGCGTCGGCTGCTCGCTCAAGGCGGAGATGAAGGGCAACGAGGTCGTGCGCATGGTCCCGCATAAGAACGGCCAGGCCAACGAAGGCCACGCCTGCGTGAAGGGCCGCTTTGCCTGGGGCTACGCGACGCACAAGGACCGCATTACCAAGCCAATGATCCGCGCGAAGATCACCGATCCGTGGCGCGAAGTCAGTTGGGAAGAAGCGCTCACGTATGCGGCGTCCGAATTTCGCCGCATTCAGGCCAAGCACGGGCGCGATTCGATCGGCGGTATCACGTCGTCGCGCTGCACGAACGAAGAAACGTATCTGGTGCAAAAGCTCGTGCGCGCCGCGTTCGGCAACAACAACGTCGACACCTGCGCGCGCGTGTGCCACTCGCCGACCGGTTATGGACTGAAGGCCACGCTCGGCGAATCGGCGGGCACGCAGACGTTCGCCTCGGTCGACAAAGCCGACGTGATCATGGTGATCGGCGCGAATCCGACCGACGGTCATCCGGTGTTCGGCTCGCGTCTGAAACGCCGTGTGCGCGAAGGCGCGAAGCTGATCGTCGTGGATCCGCGCCGGATCGATATCGTCGATACGCCACACGTGAAGGCGTCGCATCATCTGCAATTGCGGCCGGGCACCAACGTGGCCGTCGTGAATGCACTGGCGCATGTGATCGTCACCGAAGGCCTCGTGAACGAAGCGTTCATCGCCGAGCGCTGCGAAACGCGCGCGTTCGAGCAATGGCGCGATTTCGTCGCGCTGCCGGAGAACGCGCCGGAATCGACCGAAGCGCTGACCGGCGTGCCGGCTCAATCGGTGCGTGAAGCCGCCCGCATCTATGCGACCGGCGGCAACGCCGCGATCTACTACGGCCTCGGCGTCACCGAACACGCGCAAGGTTCGACGATGGTGATGGGCATCGCCAACCTCGCGATGGCGACCGGCAACATCGGTCGCGAAGGCGTGGGCGTGAATCCGCTGCGCGGCCAGAACAACGTGCAAGGTTCGTGCGACATGGGCTCGTTCCCGCACGAACTGCCGGGCTATCGCCACATCAGCGACACGGTCACGCGCACGCTGTTCGAAGAAGCCTGGAACGTCACGCTGCAACCGGAGCCGGGCCTGCGCATTCCGAACATGTTCGACGCCGCCGTGCATGGCACCTTCAAGGGTCT
The nucleotide sequence above comes from Paraburkholderia aromaticivorans. Encoded proteins:
- a CDS encoding substrate-binding domain-containing protein, with amino-acid sequence MIRIECQAQLVVKGLDGREASLSDVVPLLALVDESGSIAQAATLKGLSYRHAWGLLRSIEERLGGPLIAKERGRGSVLSELGQAVLRAQRLCGERLDGNMQALASEVASDLNRWLAPPADDVRIFASHGYAVAALVTALVANNLPVDIKYRDSADAVSALARGECDLAGFHLPLGEFRAACANAYRRWLDPQRHVLVHLTRRKQGLFLGKGNPKGIAGLGDLARDDIRFVNRQPGSGTRMLLDLALRKVGVDPDRVNGYASAELTHSAIAAFVASGMADVGFGVEPAAHHFGLDFIPVVDEDYYFACDRARLERMPLATVLDLLRGSAFRRSVDQLEGYDPHDCGRVVDLEEGLGEAVA
- the fdhF gene encoding formate dehydrogenase subunit alpha, whose translation is MSDLLNSPSGGCGSGNCACKAQAQQRATRSFLDDTDFGTPERHADVDITLEIDGQSITVPAGTSVMRAAVEAGVNVPKLCATDSLEPFGSCRLCLVEIEGKRGYPASCTTPVEAGMKVRTQTDRLQSLRRNVMELYISDHPLDCLTCPANGDCELQDMAGVTGLREVRYGFDGANHLKDKKDESNPYFTYDASKCIVCNRCVRACEETQGTFALTIAGRGFESRVAASENVPFMESECVSCGACVAACPTATLQEKTVIMLGQAEHSVVTTCAYCGVGCSLKAEMKGNEVVRMVPHKNGQANEGHACVKGRFAWGYATHKDRITKPMIRAKITDPWREVSWEEALTYAASEFRRIQAKHGRDSIGGITSSRCTNEETYLVQKLVRAAFGNNNVDTCARVCHSPTGYGLKATLGESAGTQTFASVDKADVIMVIGANPTDGHPVFGSRLKRRVREGAKLIVVDPRRIDIVDTPHVKASHHLQLRPGTNVAVVNALAHVIVTEGLVNEAFIAERCETRAFEQWRDFVALPENAPESTEALTGVPAQSVREAARIYATGGNAAIYYGLGVTEHAQGSTMVMGIANLAMATGNIGREGVGVNPLRGQNNVQGSCDMGSFPHELPGYRHISDTVTRTLFEEAWNVTLQPEPGLRIPNMFDAAVHGTFKGLYCQGEDIVQSDPNTHHVSAALSSMECIVVQDIFLNETAKYAHVLLPGSSFLEKDGTFTNAERRISRVRKVMPPVPGYADWEVTVMLSRALGYEMDYSHPSQIMDEIARLTPTFHGVSYRKLDEMGSIQWPCNDDAPDGTPTMHIDTFVRGKGKFVITKFIATPEKVTRKFPMLLTTGRILSQYNVGAQTRRTENSRWHDEDRLEIHPHDAEERGIKTDDWVGIESRAGQTVLRAKVTERMQPGVVYTTFHFPESGANVITTDSSDWATNCPEYKVTAVQVMPVEQPSQWQKDYSRFNTEQLDLLKQRELANATSGK
- a CDS encoding formate dehydrogenase beta subunit; the encoded protein is MTRIYVPRDSSALALGADALAQAIETEAARRGVEVELVRNGSRGLLWLEPLVEVQTPEGRIGYANVEAGEVAALFDAGFLVGGAHVNRVGVVDDIPYLKKQQRLTFARIGITDPLSIDDYVAHGGLEGLRKALQTDGDAACEALIESGLRGRGGAAFPAGIKWRTVRGAKAAQKYIVCNADEGDSGTFSDRLVMESDPYVLIEGMIIAGVVTGATVGHIYVRSEYPHSIATLEAAIAKARAAGWLGDSVLSTTHRFELFVAKGAGAYVCGEETALLESLEGKRGIVRAKPPVPALVGLYGQPTVINNVITLATVPIIFARGAAFYKDFGMGRSRGTLPFQLAGNVKQGGLVELAFGVTLRELLYDYGGGTASGRPARAVQVGGPLGTYLPESQWDIPMDYEAYAAVGAVVGHGGLVVHDDTSNLAELAQYAMHFCALESCGKCTPCRIGSTRGVEVIGRIRNGDTSTRQVQLLRDLCDTMVSGSLCAMGGMTPFPVLSALDHFPEDFGLANVSHHAPKAA
- a CDS encoding NAD(P)H-dependent oxidoreductase subunit E, which codes for MDDSIAIAPDQLVERHAQPGVSLLAVLHAIQDEVGYVPPAAVAPLARAMNLSRAEVHGVITYYHHFRTQPAAPVTVQLCRAEACRSMGTEALAQHIEAHTGCRFDAEHQHGATVELESVYCLGQCALSPALMLNGTLHAKVTPQKFDAIFAAASKCVEVTA